From one Anaeromyxobacter diazotrophicus genomic stretch:
- a CDS encoding ABC transporter permease, whose protein sequence is MKGPLLERAASLAALLLLWELASRIGPWPHYLFPGPVAVARSLGTMIADGRLGAAVVRSLGRLGQGYVLSALVGVPLGIANARLRWMRSTVKPLVLGLQALPSICWLPLALLWFGLSEQAIVFVVVMGSLLAIAISTEDGVAAIDPLLLRASGVLGVRGPRFYLGVLLPGALPGIVTGLKLGWSFAWRALMAGELLFVAGGLGQLLQAGRELLDVPQVMAVMIAIVAVGSVVDQVLFRLVEVKIRRRWGLTEAV, encoded by the coding sequence ATGAAGGGACCGCTCCTGGAGAGGGCCGCGTCTCTGGCGGCGCTCCTCCTCCTGTGGGAGCTGGCCTCTAGGATCGGGCCCTGGCCTCACTACCTCTTTCCGGGCCCGGTGGCGGTGGCGCGGAGCCTGGGCACGATGATCGCCGACGGCCGGCTCGGCGCGGCGGTGGTGCGCTCGCTCGGGCGGCTCGGGCAGGGTTACGTGCTCTCGGCGCTGGTGGGCGTGCCGCTCGGCATCGCCAACGCGCGCCTGCGCTGGATGCGCTCCACCGTGAAGCCGCTCGTGCTCGGCCTGCAGGCGCTCCCGTCCATCTGCTGGCTCCCGCTGGCGCTCCTGTGGTTCGGGCTCTCCGAGCAGGCGATCGTGTTCGTGGTGGTCATGGGCTCGCTGCTCGCCATCGCCATCTCGACCGAGGACGGCGTCGCCGCCATCGATCCGCTGCTCCTGCGCGCCTCCGGCGTGCTGGGCGTCCGCGGGCCGCGCTTCTACCTCGGCGTGCTGCTCCCGGGCGCGCTGCCGGGCATCGTCACCGGGCTCAAGCTCGGGTGGAGCTTCGCCTGGCGCGCCCTCATGGCCGGGGAGCTCCTCTTCGTCGCCGGCGGGCTCGGCCAGCTCCTGCAGGCCGGCCGCGAGCTGCTCGACGTGCCGCAGGTCATGGCGGTCATGATCGCGATCGTGGCGGTCGGCTCGGTGGTGGACCAGGTGCTGTTCCGCCTGGTCGAGGTGAAGATCCGCCGGCGCTGGGGCCTCACGGAGGCGGTATGA
- a CDS encoding ABC transporter ATP-binding protein has product MLRRLRQRLSAKNLLVPSRARQGVAKLAVRRVGHTFRNEVVALRNVDIDVHSGEFVCLLGPSGCGKSTLLYALAGLVKPSGGHISLDGRDVTGPGPDRVLMFQEPALFPWLTVRQNLVFVLRGRRLAKADAEARAAAFIERVGLHGFEGALPHELSGGMRMRVALARALAMDPAVLLMDEPFGALDAQTRASMHDLLQQIWMRDRKTVVFVTHNIREALVLGDRVVVMAGRPGRVLQDLEVRLPRPRDPDDEALVEMSRRIRAMLGRAELITDTPPPIGGRKEVADEGTAPGEGRVSGGAPPPVGAGL; this is encoded by the coding sequence GTGCTGAGACGCCTCCGTCAGCGCCTGTCCGCGAAGAACCTCCTCGTCCCCTCGCGCGCGCGCCAGGGCGTGGCGAAGCTCGCGGTGCGCCGGGTCGGGCACACCTTCCGCAACGAGGTGGTGGCGCTCCGGAACGTCGACATCGACGTGCACTCCGGCGAGTTCGTCTGCCTGCTCGGCCCCTCCGGGTGCGGGAAGTCCACCCTGCTCTACGCGCTGGCCGGCCTGGTGAAGCCCTCCGGCGGCCACATCTCGCTCGACGGGCGCGACGTGACCGGCCCCGGGCCGGACCGGGTGCTCATGTTCCAGGAGCCGGCGCTCTTCCCGTGGCTGACCGTGCGGCAGAACCTGGTCTTCGTCCTGCGGGGCCGCCGCCTGGCGAAGGCCGACGCGGAGGCGCGGGCGGCCGCCTTCATCGAGCGGGTGGGCCTGCACGGCTTCGAGGGCGCGCTCCCGCACGAGCTGTCCGGCGGGATGCGCATGCGGGTGGCGCTGGCGCGGGCGCTCGCGATGGACCCGGCGGTCCTGCTCATGGACGAGCCGTTCGGCGCGCTCGACGCGCAGACGCGCGCCAGCATGCACGACCTCCTGCAGCAGATCTGGATGCGCGACCGCAAGACGGTGGTCTTCGTCACCCACAACATCCGCGAGGCGCTGGTGCTGGGCGACCGGGTGGTGGTGATGGCCGGCCGCCCCGGCCGCGTGCTGCAGGATCTCGAGGTGCGGCTGCCCCGCCCGCGCGACCCGGACGACGAGGCGCTGGTCGAGATGTCGCGCCGCATCCGCGCCATGCTCGGGCGCGCCGAGCTCATCACCGATACGCCGCCGCCCATCGGCGGACGGAAGGAGGTCGCGGATGAAGGGACCGCTCCTGGAGAGGGCCGCGTCTCTGGCGGCGCTCCTCCTCCTGTGGGAGCTGGCCTCTAG
- a CDS encoding ABC transporter substrate-binding protein — protein MSRRARAAALVLAAATALAGCRRGAAPSGPLRLGFFPNLTHAQALVGTSEGLFARELGGAITLRQFNAGPAAMEALLAGDVDVAYVGPGPAAIAYLRSHGEALRVVAGAASGGAVLVARTARTPRELLGKRVATPQLGNTQDIALRVWLKQQGLRIGEGPAAVQVQPLSNPDILGLFGRGELEAAWVPEPWGARLLAEAGAHLLVDERDLWEGHRFPTTVIVASRAALASRRRDVVAALRVHLALTERWKADPAAFARAANAQYGRLTGHPLSEPILQDAFSRLEPVADPLAPQLLEGARHAQELAYAPPGDLTGLVDLSLLEESRAGAAR, from the coding sequence ATGAGCCGGCGCGCGCGGGCCGCGGCCCTGGTCCTCGCGGCCGCGACGGCGCTCGCCGGCTGCCGGCGGGGCGCCGCGCCCAGCGGTCCCCTGCGGCTCGGGTTCTTCCCGAACCTCACCCACGCCCAGGCGCTCGTCGGGACCAGCGAGGGGCTCTTCGCCCGCGAGCTGGGCGGCGCCATCACCTTGCGCCAGTTCAACGCGGGGCCGGCCGCGATGGAGGCGCTGCTCGCCGGGGACGTGGACGTCGCCTACGTGGGCCCCGGCCCGGCGGCGATCGCGTACCTGCGCTCGCACGGCGAGGCGCTGCGGGTGGTGGCGGGCGCGGCCTCCGGCGGCGCGGTGCTGGTCGCGAGGACCGCCCGCACCCCGCGCGAGCTCCTCGGCAAGCGCGTCGCCACCCCCCAGCTCGGGAACACCCAGGACATCGCGCTGCGCGTGTGGCTCAAGCAGCAGGGCCTCCGCATCGGCGAGGGCCCGGCGGCGGTGCAGGTCCAGCCGCTCTCCAACCCGGACATCCTGGGGCTCTTCGGGCGCGGCGAGCTGGAGGCTGCCTGGGTGCCCGAGCCCTGGGGCGCGCGGCTCCTGGCCGAGGCCGGCGCGCACCTCCTCGTGGACGAGCGCGACCTCTGGGAGGGGCACCGCTTCCCCACCACCGTGATCGTGGCGAGCCGGGCCGCGCTGGCCTCGCGGCGCCGCGACGTGGTGGCCGCCCTGCGCGTCCACCTCGCCCTCACCGAGCGCTGGAAGGCCGACCCGGCCGCCTTCGCCCGCGCCGCCAACGCGCAGTACGGGCGCCTGACCGGCCATCCGCTCTCCGAGCCCATCCTGCAGGACGCCTTCTCGCGGCTCGAGCCGGTGGCGGATCCCCTCGCGCCGCAGCTCCTGGAGGGAGCCCGGCACGCGCAGGAGCTCGCCTACGCGCCGCCCGGGGACCTGACCGGGCTGGTGGACCTCTCCTTGCTCGAGGAATCGCGCGCGGGGGCGGCGCGGTGA
- a CDS encoding THUMP domain-containing class I SAM-dependent RNA methyltransferase, translating into MSERERLFAACAPGLEQVLAAELSGLGLEARAVPGGAEASGPSALALACLGSRVADAVALRVFEGPERGLAGALAAARARFGAGAPLAVRRDRGTATLSLDAAGAPLFKRGWRARVGAAPLRESLAAGVLLAAGFDGSQAFLDPMCGSGTLALEAAAIATRRAPGLGRSFAFERWPGHDRAATEAVRARLAALAREAPAPIHASDRNMGALRLAQKNAAAAGLAGAIHFDRRDAAEAELPPAPGLLAVNPPYGLRLAEEVEAAWRALAALLARAVGWRAAVLAPDRPLERALPGTPARVLRVRNGGLPCRLLLYGAAPPRGGAHEPPPGT; encoded by the coding sequence GTGAGCGAGCGCGAGCGCCTCTTCGCGGCCTGTGCGCCCGGGCTGGAGCAGGTCCTGGCCGCGGAGCTGTCCGGCCTGGGCCTCGAGGCGCGCGCCGTCCCGGGCGGCGCCGAGGCGAGCGGTCCCTCCGCGCTGGCGCTCGCCTGCCTGGGCTCGCGCGTGGCCGACGCGGTCGCGCTCCGGGTGTTCGAGGGGCCCGAGCGCGGCCTCGCGGGCGCCCTCGCCGCCGCGCGCGCCCGGTTCGGCGCGGGCGCACCGCTCGCCGTCCGGCGGGATCGGGGGACGGCCACCCTCTCGCTCGACGCCGCCGGCGCGCCGCTCTTCAAGCGCGGCTGGCGGGCGCGGGTCGGGGCAGCGCCGCTGCGCGAGTCGCTCGCGGCGGGCGTCCTCCTCGCGGCCGGGTTCGACGGCTCGCAGGCCTTCCTCGACCCGATGTGCGGCTCCGGCACGCTCGCCCTGGAGGCCGCGGCGATCGCCACCCGCCGCGCGCCCGGCCTCGGGCGGTCCTTCGCCTTCGAGCGCTGGCCGGGGCACGACCGCGCGGCCACGGAGGCGGTCCGGGCGCGCCTGGCGGCGCTGGCGCGCGAGGCGCCGGCGCCCATCCACGCCTCCGACCGCAACATGGGGGCGCTCCGGCTGGCGCAGAAGAACGCGGCCGCGGCCGGCCTCGCCGGCGCCATCCACTTCGATCGGCGGGACGCGGCCGAGGCGGAGCTCCCGCCCGCGCCGGGCCTCCTCGCGGTCAACCCACCGTACGGCCTGCGCCTGGCGGAGGAGGTCGAGGCGGCCTGGCGCGCGCTGGCCGCGCTGCTGGCGCGCGCGGTCGGGTGGCGCGCCGCCGTGCTCGCCCCCGATCGCCCGCTCGAGCGCGCGCTCCCCGGGACGCCCGCGCGCGTGCTCCGCGTCCGCAACGGCGGCCTGCCCTGCCGCCTCCTGCTGTACGGCGCCGCGCCGCCGCGCGGCGGCGCGCACGAGCCCCCGCCGGGCACCTGA